The following is a genomic window from Amycolatopsis acidiphila.
CCGCGGCGATCTGCGGCGGGCCCGCGAAGTAGCCGACGCGCAGCCCGGCCAGGCCGTAGGCCTTGGAGAACGTGCGCAGGACGGCGACGTTGTCCCGCGTGCGCACGTAGTCGACGCCGTCCGGCACGTCGGGGTCGGTGACGAACTCGCGGTAGGCCTCGTCCAGCACGACGAGCACGTCGGAGGGCACCCGGTCGAGGAAGCGGTCCAGCTCCGCGCGCCGGTTCGCCGTGCCGGTCGGGTTGTTGGGGTTGCAGACCATGATCACCCGCGTGTTCGGCGTGATCGCGTCGGCCATCGCGTCGAGGTCGTGCGTGTGCGTCGAGTCCAGCGGCACCTTCACCGGGTTCGCGCAGGCGATCTGCGTCGCGATGGGGTAGGTCTCGAAGGACCGCCACGCGAACACCGCGTCGTCGCCCGGCGCGCACATCGCGTGCATCAGCTGGTGGCACAGCGCCACCGAGCCGCAGCCCACGGCGATCTGCCCGGCAGGCAGGCCCAGCTTCTCCGCGAGCCGGGCCGCCAGCTTGCCGACGCCGGGGTCCGGATAGCGGTTGAGATCGGTGGTGGCCTTGGCGATCGCGGCGGCGACGCTCGGCAGCGGCCCCCCCGGGGTCTCGTTGCTGGAGAGCTTGATCGCGCCGGGCACGGACCTTCCCGCGACGTAGTCGGGCAGCGTATCGAGGTCGACGCGGGGCTGGACCGGCATTACTGTGCTCCTTCTGGGCGAAAAGCTGCTGCTGTCACGTTAACCCGTGGCTTCGGCAGAAGTTCATGTTGACTTCTGTTCACTCCGGGATGGTTGAGTAGGGAGATGACGCAGACGCACACCGAACACTACGAGCGCGAGGACGGCCGCGCGATCGAGCTGACCTATGCCGAACCCGAGAACGTCGTGCGTGGCGGCCTCGTCGTCCTGCACGAAGCCGAGGGGATCACGCCCGGGGTGCGTCTGCTGATCGCGAGTCTGGCCGGCGAGGGATGGCTCGCCGTCGCGCCACACCTGAAGGGCGAGCCGGCGCGCGAGGACGTCCTCGCAGCGACGGACATCACGTTGGCCTGGCTGGTCGACCACGGCGTGCAGGCGGATCTGCTCGGCGTCGTCGGGTTCGACCTCGGCGGCACAGCGGCGCTCGTGGTCGCGTCGAACCGCAAGCTCGGCGCGGCCGTCAGCGTGGGCGGGCAGGGTGGCAGCGAGCTGCCCGCGCTCGTCGAGATCGCGGGCAAGCTGACCAGCCCGTGGCTGGGCATCTACGGCGACGCGGGCGACGAGCTCGGCGCGGCGGAGGTCGAGCAGCTGCGGGACGCGGCGGCCACCGCGGGCGTCGTGAGCAACGTGGTGCGCTACCCCGGCGCCAACCACCGCTTCGACGCCGATCCGAAGGCCGCCGTCGAGGCCTGGCAGCGCACGCTGAGCTGGTTCGACGCGCACCTGCGCTGACGTAAAGTCGCCGTGTGACCAATGCTGCTGACACCCCCGAAGTCCTCTGGCGGCCCACCTCGGAACAGATCGTCGGAAGCAGGATCCAGGCGTTCCGCGAATGGTTGCGCGGGCAGCGTGGCGTGCAGCTCGCCGACTACGACGAGCTGTGGCGGTTCTCGGTCGAGGACCCGGCGGGGTTCTGGGGCGGGCTGGCCGAGTTCCTCGGCGTGCGCTGGCACGAACCGCCGCGGTCGGTGCTCGACGGCGCGCGGATGCCCGACACGAAATGGTTTCCCGGCAGCACGCTGAACTACGCCGAGCACGCCCTCTCTCGCGGCGTCGCGGGCGCGACGAAGGCAGACGACGAGCTCGCGGTGATCCACCGGCGCGAGGACGGCGTCGAGGGGGAGCTCACGTACGGCGAGCTGCGCAGCCAGGTCGCGGCGGCGCGGGCGGCGCTGGCCGAACTCGGCGTGGGCAAGGGCGACCGGGTCGTGGCACTCGCGCCGAACTGCCCGCAGACGCTGGTCGCTTTCCTCGCCACGGCGAGCCTGGGGGCGACCTGGTCGTCGTGCTCGCCGGACTTCGGGGTGCGGGCGGTCGCCGACCGGTTCACCCAGATCGAGCCGAAGGTGCTCATCGCCGTCAACGGGTACGTCTACAATGGACGGTCCTTCGACGTGCGGCCGACGGTGGACCAGCTGCGCCGGGACATCCCCTCGCTCGCCGCGACAGTGCTCGTGGAGTACGTGGGCGACGGCGAACTGGACGGCACGCTCGACTGGGATGCGTTGCTGGACAAGCACTCCGGCGCCGAGCTGGCCTTCGAGCCGGTGCCGTTCGACCATCCGCTGTGGGTGCTCTACTCCTCGGGCACGACGGGGCTGCCCAAGGGGATCGTGCACGGCCACGGCGGCATCGTCGTCGAGCACCTCAAGGCGCTGGCGCTGCAGTCGGACCTCGGGCCCGGCGACCGGTTCTTCTGGTTCACCACGACCGGCTGGATGATGTGGAACTTCCTCATCGGCGGCCTGCTGGTGGGCACCACGATCGTGCTGTTCGACGGCAGTCCCGGTCAGCCCGACCTCGGCGCGCTGTGGCGGCTGGCGGACGAGCGGAAGATCACCTATTTCGGCACGTCGGCGCCGTTCATCCAGAGCTGTCTCAAGGCGCGTCTCGAACCGGGAGCCGACCACGACCTCTCGTCGCTGCGCGCGATCGGGTCGACCGGCTCGCCGCTGAGCGTCGAAGGGTTCCGCTGGATCGCCGGGAAGATCGGCGAGCACGTACAGATCTGTTCCGTCTCGGGCGGCACCGACCTGTGCGCGGCGTTCGTCTGCGCGGCCCCGGACCTGCCGGTGTGGCTCGGCGAGCTGTCCTGCCGGGCGCTCGGCGCGGCGGTCGCCTCGTACGACGACGACGGCAACGAGGTCGTCGAAGAGGTCGGTGAGCTCGTGGTCACCCAGCCGATGCCCTCGATGCCGGTGTTCTTCTGGAACGACCCCGACGGCACCCGGCTGCGGGAGGCGTACTTCGACTACTACCCGGGCGTCTGGCGGCACGGGGACTGGATCCGGATCACCGAGCGGGGCTCCGCGGTGATCTACGGGCGCAGCGACTCCACGCTCAACCGCGGCGGCGTCCGGATGGGCACCGCGGAGTTCTACCGGGTCGTCGAGGGCTTAGATGAGATCGCGGACTCACTCGTGATCGATACGACCAGTGCGGGGAATACCAACGGTGAGCTGCTGTGTTTCGTCGTGATGGCAACGCGCGCGAGCCTGGCGGACGTCGAGCCGGATCTGCGCAAGGTGCTGCGGGCAGAGCTGTCCCCGAGGCACGTGCCCGACCGGTTCGTCGAGGTGGCTGAGGTGCCCAGGACGCTGAACGGTAAGAAGTGCGAGGTCCCGGTCAAGAAGATCCTTGCCGGGATGGCGCTGGACCGGGCGGTGAGCCGGGACGCGCTGGCCAACCCGGCGGCGTTGCAGCCGTTCATCGAGCTGGCCAGGGGGAGTTAGACAGAAGGGGAGCTGGGTTGGTGGGGAGGTCGTTGACGGGGGAAGCGCATCCCGCGCTGTGGCGCCTGACGGGGGCGGCGTCGGTGGCGGCGATCACCTGGACCACGAGGCTGGTCGGGCTGGTCGCCGTGCTGTCGGTGGTGCTGCCCGCCGGGCGCCGGGGGATGCGCGGTCGCGTGGCGGAGTGGCTGGAGCTGCCGCAGGACGCGACCACTGGTGCGGCCGCCGTCGTGCTGGTGACGGGCGTCCTGCTGATCCTGCTCGCGTCAGGGTTGCGGCGGCGCAAGCGCCGGGCGTGGCAGCTCGCGCTCGCGGCGAGCGTGCTGCTGGCGCTTTCGCATCTGGGGCTGCGGCACGTGCTCGGGGCCGGGCTGGTGTCGGTCGCGCTCGCGGTGGCGCTGCTGGCCAACCGGCGGCACTTCATCGCGCTGCCGGATCCGGTGACCGGCCAGTGGCGTGCGGTGCGGGTGTTCCTGCAGCTGTTGCTGGCCGGCCTGGTGATCAACTTCGCACTGCTGTCCTTCGCGCCGCACAGCTTCGTCGAGCCGATGGCCTGGCAGGGCAGGTTCGCGTACGCGGCACTCGCGCTGATCGGCATCGGCGGGCCCGCGGTGTTCCACGCGATGTGGCTCGACGATCTGACGACCTCGGTCGGGCTGCTGTTCGGGCTCGGCGCAGTGCTGGTCGCGGCGTACTTCCTGCTGCGCTCCGCCGAGCCGGCGCCGCACCTGTCCGAGGAGGAGAAGGCGCGGCTGCGTGACCTGCTGGCGCAGCACGGCGCCCGCGACTCCCTGGGGTACTTCGCGCTGCGCGACGACAAGTTCGCGGTCTTCTCGAAGACGGGCAAGGCCGCGGTCACCTACCGGGTGATCGCCGGCGCCGCGGTCGCCTCGGCCGACCCGCTGGGCGACAGCGAGGCCTGGCCGGGTGCGATCGAGGAGTTCCTGGAGGTCTGCCGGCGGCACGGCTGGGTGCCCGCGGCGATGGGCACCTCGGAGCTGGGCGCGACCGTGTGGGCGCGCTACCACCTGGACGTCCTGGAGATCGGCGACGAGGCCGTCGTCGACGCGTCCACGTTCACCCTCGACGGCCGGATCATGCGCGGCGTGCGGCAGGCCGTGTCGCGCACGAAGCGGGCCGGGTACGAGGTGCGTGTCCGGCGGGCGGAGGACCTGGCCGAGGGCGAGCTCGCGGAGCTGGAGGCGCTGGCGGCGAACTGGCGTGGCAGCGACACCGAGCGAGGGTTCTCGATGGCGCTGGGACGGATGGGGGACCCGGGCTCGGTGCTGGTCACGGCGGAGCAGGAGGGGCGGATCCGGGGGTTGCTGCAGTTCGTGCCGTGGGGGACGGACGGGTTGTCCCTGGACGTGATGCGGCGGGACCGGACCGCGGACAACGGTGTGAACGAGCTGATGATCTCGGAGCTGCTGCTGGTGGCGCGGGAGCACGGGGTGCGATACGTCTCGCTGAACTTCGCCGCGTTCCGGAAGCTGATGGAGCAGGGCAGGCGGATCGGTGCCGGCCCGGTGGCAAGGGTGTCGGCGAACGTGCTGGGCTGGGCGTCACACTGGATCCAGATCGAGAGCCTGTACCGGTTCAACGCGAAGTTCCAGC
Proteins encoded in this region:
- a CDS encoding acetoacetate--CoA ligase; this encodes MTNAADTPEVLWRPTSEQIVGSRIQAFREWLRGQRGVQLADYDELWRFSVEDPAGFWGGLAEFLGVRWHEPPRSVLDGARMPDTKWFPGSTLNYAEHALSRGVAGATKADDELAVIHRREDGVEGELTYGELRSQVAAARAALAELGVGKGDRVVALAPNCPQTLVAFLATASLGATWSSCSPDFGVRAVADRFTQIEPKVLIAVNGYVYNGRSFDVRPTVDQLRRDIPSLAATVLVEYVGDGELDGTLDWDALLDKHSGAELAFEPVPFDHPLWVLYSSGTTGLPKGIVHGHGGIVVEHLKALALQSDLGPGDRFFWFTTTGWMMWNFLIGGLLVGTTIVLFDGSPGQPDLGALWRLADERKITYFGTSAPFIQSCLKARLEPGADHDLSSLRAIGSTGSPLSVEGFRWIAGKIGEHVQICSVSGGTDLCAAFVCAAPDLPVWLGELSCRALGAAVASYDDDGNEVVEEVGELVVTQPMPSMPVFFWNDPDGTRLREAYFDYYPGVWRHGDWIRITERGSAVIYGRSDSTLNRGGVRMGTAEFYRVVEGLDEIADSLVIDTTSAGNTNGELLCFVVMATRASLADVEPDLRKVLRAELSPRHVPDRFVEVAEVPRTLNGKKCEVPVKKILAGMALDRAVSRDALANPAALQPFIELARGS
- a CDS encoding dienelactone hydrolase family protein, with the translated sequence MTQTHTEHYEREDGRAIELTYAEPENVVRGGLVVLHEAEGITPGVRLLIASLAGEGWLAVAPHLKGEPAREDVLAATDITLAWLVDHGVQADLLGVVGFDLGGTAALVVASNRKLGAAVSVGGQGGSELPALVEIAGKLTSPWLGIYGDAGDELGAAEVEQLRDAAATAGVVSNVVRYPGANHRFDADPKAAVEAWQRTLSWFDAHLR
- a CDS encoding phosphatidylglycerol lysyltransferase domain-containing protein, giving the protein MTGEAHPALWRLTGAASVAAITWTTRLVGLVAVLSVVLPAGRRGMRGRVAEWLELPQDATTGAAAVVLVTGVLLILLASGLRRRKRRAWQLALAASVLLALSHLGLRHVLGAGLVSVALAVALLANRRHFIALPDPVTGQWRAVRVFLQLLLAGLVINFALLSFAPHSFVEPMAWQGRFAYAALALIGIGGPAVFHAMWLDDLTTSVGLLFGLGAVLVAAYFLLRSAEPAPHLSEEEKARLRDLLAQHGARDSLGYFALRDDKFAVFSKTGKAAVTYRVIAGAAVASADPLGDSEAWPGAIEEFLEVCRRHGWVPAAMGTSELGATVWARYHLDVLEIGDEAVVDASTFTLDGRIMRGVRQAVSRTKRAGYEVRVRRAEDLAEGELAELEALAANWRGSDTERGFSMALGRMGDPGSVLVTAEQEGRIRGLLQFVPWGTDGLSLDVMRRDRTADNGVNELMISELLLVAREHGVRYVSLNFAAFRKLMEQGRRIGAGPVARVSANVLGWASHWIQIESLYRFNAKFQPNWVPRYLVYPGVRELPRVGVAVFEAEGLGGRSRWLMRMLQR
- the hisC gene encoding histidinol-phosphate transaminase, coding for MPVQPRVDLDTLPDYVAGRSVPGAIKLSSNETPGGPLPSVAAAIAKATTDLNRYPDPGVGKLAARLAEKLGLPAGQIAVGCGSVALCHQLMHAMCAPGDDAVFAWRSFETYPIATQIACANPVKVPLDSTHTHDLDAMADAITPNTRVIMVCNPNNPTGTANRRAELDRFLDRVPSDVLVVLDEAYREFVTDPDVPDGVDYVRTRDNVAVLRTFSKAYGLAGLRVGYFAGPPQIAAALRKVYVPFSVNSLAQTAAMACLDAEDELLARCETIVAERERVRNELIEAGYEVPDTQANFVWLPLGDDAVDFSEHTLANKVVVRAFAGSGVRVTISHSEENDLFLHAARSYRRTS